The Deltaproteobacteria bacterium genome window below encodes:
- a CDS encoding ComEC/Rec2 family competence protein, with amino-acid sequence MDYPFKGHGAFLLLLPVYLAGVFVALGAGVAWPGAAAGALLLSLLCLTFRLPPYHTALAVMVLCGVLAGGRIPLADPDAARRFLGDEVVLQGVVEESAPMDTGWKGVAEHARVASIDGSASMELGKALLYVRTSDGTVRLPAEIRATGRLHPVQSRGNPEEIPREWGAMAMGVQYVFSTDASRAVFLDRPDGRGVLDVFRRARERTSLWMDGHAGRSDGALYLRSLTTGEVPSFSHPMVALLRKTGLAHLLAISGVNVAIFFTVHSFLARCVLWIFRRRHGTPDLNRAASLVSVPVCWAYVLMAGAPVPAVRSAGMITLAVALWNTIGLRRSDLCWTILCFVTVIASPFLIFSPSFLLSYGATFFLIAAFAGKKPETGSGGVEHRFLRWGKGAVLASTVAFLGTLPVSSAFFGAFPAGAVLWNLLFGPVLGTAGVAGAFLAAVGGAFSIDFLGPPVRFVAQGLTAALSLLARASGDGWGYLPLPPSGTIAPFCCFAAAAWGTIRLRRSGKSPWPAALAGAVLFLAWIHLPYAALPDNRLSFTALNVGKGAAHVVSFPGGKHMVIDCGGSAQGDAGGKIVAPFLRSRGIRKVDVLVLTHPHEDHYGGAKAILEGFAVGEIWIPEGPSPSAFGEAVAQREHLVRRKRGGDVFSAGGADVFVRGAGDGNRRSPNEQSLQLEVRHGKLSVWLPGDVETGPAAWGSAETPEEGKRFLFLPHHGSAGAKPLEWVGAAKPAVVISQNRNCFAGENPVHSAESFLLENGAFTVRSNGDRIYCGREGGSSIWKLLWRLP; translated from the coding sequence ATGGACTATCCGTTCAAGGGGCACGGCGCATTCCTTCTCCTGCTTCCCGTCTACCTGGCGGGGGTGTTCGTTGCGCTCGGCGCGGGCGTGGCTTGGCCGGGCGCGGCAGCGGGAGCGCTGCTCCTATCCCTTCTTTGCCTTACATTTCGACTGCCGCCGTATCACACCGCGCTGGCGGTCATGGTCCTTTGCGGCGTACTTGCGGGCGGGAGGATACCGCTCGCCGATCCCGATGCGGCGCGTCGTTTCCTCGGCGATGAGGTGGTCCTGCAAGGGGTCGTGGAGGAATCGGCCCCCATGGACACTGGCTGGAAGGGCGTGGCGGAACATGCAAGGGTCGCTTCCATCGACGGCTCCGCATCCATGGAATTGGGGAAAGCGCTTCTGTACGTCCGGACATCGGACGGTACTGTCCGCTTGCCGGCCGAAATTCGTGCCACGGGGCGTCTCCACCCGGTTCAAAGCCGGGGCAACCCCGAGGAGATCCCCCGCGAATGGGGCGCAATGGCGATGGGCGTCCAGTACGTTTTTTCCACCGACGCTTCGCGCGCGGTGTTCCTGGATCGTCCGGACGGAAGAGGGGTACTCGATGTATTCCGGCGTGCCCGGGAAAGGACGTCGCTCTGGATGGACGGGCATGCGGGGCGGTCCGACGGCGCGCTTTATCTTCGATCCCTCACGACCGGCGAGGTCCCTTCCTTTTCGCATCCCATGGTGGCGCTGCTCCGTAAAACCGGGCTTGCGCACCTGTTGGCCATTTCCGGCGTCAACGTGGCGATCTTCTTCACCGTGCATTCCTTTCTCGCGAGGTGCGTGCTATGGATATTTCGCAGAAGGCACGGGACACCGGACCTCAATCGCGCCGCCTCGCTCGTTTCCGTTCCCGTCTGTTGGGCTTATGTCCTGATGGCAGGCGCTCCCGTCCCCGCGGTTCGATCGGCGGGGATGATCACTCTTGCCGTCGCCCTTTGGAACACGATCGGCCTCCGAAGGTCGGACCTCTGCTGGACGATCCTGTGTTTCGTTACGGTTATCGCTTCGCCTTTCCTGATCTTTTCTCCGTCATTCCTGCTTTCCTACGGAGCGACGTTCTTCCTGATCGCCGCCTTCGCCGGGAAAAAACCGGAAACCGGCTCCGGGGGTGTCGAACATCGGTTTCTGCGCTGGGGGAAGGGCGCCGTCCTCGCTTCCACGGTGGCGTTCCTCGGTACGCTGCCGGTCAGCTCCGCTTTCTTCGGCGCCTTTCCCGCCGGAGCAGTCCTGTGGAACCTTCTGTTCGGCCCTGTTTTGGGAACAGCGGGAGTGGCCGGCGCTTTCCTCGCCGCCGTGGGCGGGGCCTTCTCGATCGACTTCCTCGGTCCTCCCGTCCGGTTCGTGGCGCAGGGGCTCACAGCGGCGCTTTCGCTGCTGGCCCGCGCTTCCGGGGATGGATGGGGGTATCTGCCGCTGCCGCCGTCCGGCACGATCGCGCCGTTCTGCTGCTTTGCGGCGGCCGCCTGGGGGACGATCCGTCTCCGCCGGTCAGGGAAGTCTCCGTGGCCGGCGGCGCTCGCGGGCGCGGTGCTTTTCCTTGCGTGGATCCACCTTCCATATGCCGCTCTTCCCGACAACCGGTTGTCCTTTACGGCATTGAACGTGGGCAAGGGAGCCGCCCATGTCGTTTCCTTTCCGGGAGGGAAGCACATGGTGATCGACTGCGGCGGATCGGCGCAGGGAGATGCGGGGGGGAAAATCGTGGCCCCGTTTTTAAGAAGCAGGGGGATCCGGAAGGTCGATGTGCTGGTCCTTACCCATCCCCATGAAGACCATTACGGGGGTGCGAAAGCGATCCTGGAAGGGTTCGCGGTCGGAGAAATATGGATCCCCGAGGGGCCGTCCCCGTCCGCATTCGGGGAGGCGGTGGCGCAAAGGGAACACCTCGTGCGCAGGAAACGCGGAGGAGATGTTTTTTCCGCGGGAGGAGCGGATGTTTTCGTCAGGGGAGCAGGAGACGGAAACCGGCGTTCTCCCAACGAGCAGAGCCTTCAGTTGGAGGTCCGCCACGGGAAACTTTCCGTATGGTTGCCGGGAGACGTTGAGACCGGGCCCGCCGCGTGGGGCAGTGCGGAAACCCCTGAAGAAGGCAAACGGTTTTTGTTCCTTCCGCATCATGGTTCCGCCGGCGCGAAACCGCTCGAATGGGTCGGCGCGGCCAAACCGGCCGTAGTTATAAGCCAAAATAGAAATTGTTTCGCGGGAGAAAATCCGGTACACTCGGCTGAGTCTTTTCTCTTGGAAAACGGGGCTTTTACCGTGAGGTCGAACGGGGATAGGATATACTGCGGGAGAGAAGGCGGTTCATCGATTTGGAAGCTGTTATGGCGCCTCCCCTGA
- the uvrC gene encoding excinuclease ABC subunit UvrC: MATLSDWKTFPREPGVYLMSDVRGKILYVGKAKSLRARLHNYTAPGGDGRPQIPHLLPRVADVRCIVTATEKEALLLENTLIKEHRPHFNVFLRDDKEYLLLRIDRGEEYPRPELVRRVARDGASYFGPYSSARGIRETLRILYRLFSLCSCSRKKFASRRRACLNYQMGRCGGACVGKITREDYLPYVDNAVRFLKGDYRELARGWKEAMARLAKEMRFEDAAKLRDRIATVERTLVRQRVIRSVPGDVDAVGWFLEETEAAVAVLHVRAGRLSDAHNYHFRVEGDHAEALSSFLVQHFAEGAFFPEEILLPMEMPDAAPLASLLSDRAGRAVRVKAPRAGERERLVALASKNAAEFHRMRKEKEAAYEEVSSRLASICRLPRAPARIEGFDISNLSGTEPVGSMATFVGGKAAKKWYRKFAVRGIDGQDDFAMIEQVVRRRFGHDEDFGGMPDLVLIDGGRGQLSKAMAAMKEAGAGSIPVIALAKERVRGGETEFRERIFLPGRVNPLFLAPNDPALLLLMRVRDEAHRFALSFHRARRTRKTFS, from the coding sequence ATGGCGACCCTGTCCGACTGGAAGACCTTTCCTCGCGAGCCCGGCGTCTACCTGATGTCGGATGTGCGGGGAAAAATCCTGTATGTGGGGAAGGCGAAGAGCCTGAGGGCGCGGCTCCATAACTATACCGCACCGGGGGGCGACGGCCGCCCGCAGATCCCGCACCTGCTGCCCCGCGTGGCGGACGTCCGCTGCATCGTGACCGCCACGGAAAAGGAGGCGCTTCTTCTCGAAAACACCCTCATCAAGGAGCACCGGCCCCATTTCAACGTTTTTTTAAGGGACGACAAGGAGTACCTGCTGCTGCGGATCGACCGGGGCGAGGAGTATCCCCGCCCCGAGCTGGTACGGCGCGTTGCCAGGGACGGCGCCTCCTACTTCGGGCCGTACTCTTCCGCGCGGGGGATCCGCGAGACGCTGCGCATTCTCTACCGGCTTTTCTCCCTGTGCTCCTGTTCCCGGAAAAAGTTCGCCTCGCGGCGAAGGGCGTGCCTCAACTACCAGATGGGCCGGTGCGGCGGGGCATGCGTGGGGAAAATCACCCGTGAGGATTACCTGCCGTACGTGGACAACGCCGTCCGTTTCCTTAAAGGGGATTACAGGGAGCTGGCAAGGGGATGGAAAGAGGCAATGGCGCGGCTTGCGAAGGAGATGCGTTTCGAGGATGCCGCCAAACTGAGGGACCGGATAGCGACGGTGGAGCGTACGCTCGTCCGGCAGCGCGTAATCCGTTCGGTCCCCGGAGACGTGGACGCAGTCGGTTGGTTCCTTGAGGAGACGGAAGCGGCGGTAGCGGTGCTTCACGTCCGGGCCGGGCGGCTTTCCGACGCGCATAACTACCACTTCCGCGTTGAAGGGGATCACGCCGAAGCCCTCTCCTCGTTTCTGGTCCAGCATTTCGCGGAGGGGGCGTTCTTTCCGGAAGAAATCCTTCTGCCGATGGAGATGCCGGACGCCGCCCCGCTCGCCTCGCTCCTGTCCGACCGCGCGGGGAGGGCAGTGCGGGTCAAGGCCCCTCGGGCGGGCGAACGGGAGCGCCTCGTGGCCCTTGCCTCGAAAAACGCCGCGGAGTTCCACAGGATGCGGAAAGAGAAGGAGGCGGCCTACGAGGAGGTGTCGTCCCGGCTCGCGTCCATTTGCCGCCTGCCGAGGGCGCCCGCGCGGATCGAGGGATTCGATATCTCGAACCTGTCCGGAACCGAACCTGTGGGTTCGATGGCGACGTTCGTCGGAGGGAAGGCCGCGAAGAAATGGTACCGGAAATTCGCGGTGCGCGGAATCGACGGTCAGGACGACTTTGCGATGATCGAGCAGGTGGTCCGCCGCCGGTTCGGGCATGACGAGGATTTCGGCGGGATGCCGGACCTGGTTCTCATCGACGGGGGAAGGGGGCAGCTCTCCAAGGCCATGGCGGCGATGAAGGAGGCGGGGGCCGGCTCAATCCCCGTGATCGCCCTTGCCAAGGAACGGGTGCGCGGAGGGGAGACCGAATTCCGGGAGAGGATCTTCCTGCCGGGGAGGGTGAACCCGCTGTTCCTGGCGCCCAACGACCCCGCGCTCCTCCTCCTGATGCGCGTACGCGACGAGGCCCACCGGTTTGCCCTTTCCTTCCACCGCGCCCGCCGCACCCGGAAAACCTTTTCCTGA
- a CDS encoding NADP-dependent isocitrate dehydrogenase, translated as MTAKTAKIIWTKIDEGPALATYSLLPVIQAFTKGTGVSVEPWDISLAGRIKAAFPEKLTEKQRIPDYLAKMGELVLSPEANIIKLPNISASIPQLKAAIKELQEHGYIVPDYPEDPKTDEEKALHARYAKVLGSAVNPVLRQGNSDRRSPLSVKAFMKKHPPRNYPWPPDSRAHVTHMAGGDFYGNETSVTIKQPTAVRFEFVGEDGKVTVLKENLKLLEGEILDSTHMDVRALRNFFEEQIEDAKKQGVLLSLHLKATMMKVSDPVLFGHAVSVFFKSVFEKHAAALKTAGVNPNMGLGDLYKKIESLPADKKAEIEADIQAVYKIRPALAMVDSDKGITNLHAPNDIIVDASMPVVVREAGKMWGPDGKQYETKAMIPDRCYATTYKTIIEDCKKNGALDPATIGSVPNVGLMAQQAEEYGSHDKTFLAPGKGKIRIVDASGATLLEQKVEEGDVFRACQAKDLPIRDWVKLAVTRAKAMNAPAVFWLDKNRAHDAQVIAKVEKYIKDHDTKGLEIHIMPPVEAMKFSLRRIREGKDTISVTGNALRDYLTDLFPILEIGTSARMLSIVPLLAGGGLFETGAGGSAPKHVQQFLKEGYLRWDSLGEFTAFVASLEHIAGTSKNEKVQILAETLDQAVGKFLDNNKSPARKVGQIDNRGSHFYLAMYWAQALAAQTKDKELAARFAKAAQQLEENEAKINEELIGAQRKPMDIGGYYDPDDKKASIAMRPSATFNAIIDSIA; from the coding sequence GTGACAGCAAAGACGGCGAAGATCATTTGGACAAAAATCGATGAGGGGCCCGCGCTGGCGACGTACTCCCTGCTCCCGGTCATCCAGGCGTTCACGAAGGGAACAGGCGTCTCCGTCGAACCGTGGGACATCTCCCTCGCGGGAAGAATCAAGGCGGCATTCCCGGAAAAGCTGACCGAGAAACAGAGAATTCCCGACTACCTGGCGAAGATGGGCGAACTGGTGCTGTCACCGGAGGCCAATATCATCAAGCTTCCGAACATAAGCGCATCGATCCCGCAGTTGAAGGCGGCGATCAAGGAACTGCAGGAGCACGGCTACATCGTCCCCGATTATCCGGAAGACCCGAAGACCGACGAAGAGAAGGCGCTCCATGCGCGGTACGCCAAGGTCCTGGGAAGCGCAGTGAACCCGGTGCTTCGCCAGGGGAACTCGGACCGACGCTCGCCGCTTTCCGTCAAGGCGTTCATGAAAAAGCACCCGCCCAGGAACTATCCGTGGCCGCCTGACTCCAGGGCGCATGTGACGCACATGGCCGGAGGTGACTTCTACGGCAACGAGACCTCCGTCACGATCAAGCAGCCGACTGCCGTGCGGTTCGAGTTCGTTGGCGAAGACGGCAAGGTGACGGTCCTCAAGGAAAACCTGAAGCTGCTCGAGGGCGAGATCCTCGACTCGACGCACATGGACGTACGCGCGCTGCGGAATTTCTTCGAAGAGCAGATCGAGGACGCGAAGAAGCAGGGCGTTCTACTTTCGCTGCACCTCAAGGCCACCATGATGAAGGTTTCGGACCCCGTGCTTTTCGGACACGCCGTCAGCGTGTTTTTCAAGTCCGTATTCGAGAAGCACGCGGCTGCCCTTAAAACAGCGGGCGTAAACCCGAACATGGGCCTGGGCGACCTTTACAAGAAGATCGAGAGCCTGCCGGCGGACAAGAAGGCGGAGATCGAGGCGGACATCCAGGCGGTCTACAAGATCCGCCCCGCGCTCGCGATGGTCGACTCGGACAAGGGGATCACGAACCTGCACGCTCCGAACGACATCATCGTCGACGCGTCGATGCCCGTCGTCGTCCGCGAGGCGGGGAAGATGTGGGGACCGGACGGGAAACAGTACGAGACCAAGGCGATGATCCCCGACCGCTGCTACGCGACCACCTACAAGACCATCATCGAGGACTGCAAGAAGAACGGTGCGTTGGATCCCGCGACGATCGGGAGCGTTCCCAACGTCGGCCTCATGGCGCAGCAGGCCGAGGAATACGGTTCCCACGACAAGACGTTCCTGGCGCCCGGCAAGGGCAAGATCCGCATCGTCGACGCTTCGGGGGCGACGCTGCTCGAACAGAAGGTCGAGGAAGGGGACGTCTTCCGTGCATGCCAGGCGAAGGACCTCCCGATACGGGACTGGGTGAAGCTTGCCGTGACGCGGGCGAAGGCGATGAACGCACCTGCCGTCTTCTGGCTGGACAAGAACAGGGCGCACGACGCGCAGGTAATCGCGAAGGTCGAGAAGTACATAAAGGATCACGACACGAAGGGGCTGGAGATCCACATCATGCCCCCGGTGGAAGCGATGAAGTTCTCGCTGAGGCGGATCCGGGAAGGGAAGGACACGATCTCGGTCACGGGCAACGCCCTCCGCGATTATCTTACCGACCTGTTTCCCATCCTCGAGATCGGCACCAGCGCCAGGATGCTTTCGATCGTCCCCCTGCTTGCAGGCGGCGGGCTCTTCGAGACGGGAGCCGGCGGCTCGGCTCCCAAGCACGTCCAGCAGTTCCTTAAGGAAGGCTACCTGCGCTGGGACTCCCTCGGCGAGTTCACCGCATTCGTGGCCTCGCTGGAGCACATCGCCGGGACGTCCAAAAACGAGAAGGTGCAGATCCTCGCCGAGACGCTCGACCAGGCTGTCGGAAAGTTCCTGGACAACAACAAGTCGCCCGCCCGCAAGGTCGGCCAGATCGACAACCGGGGAAGCCATTTCTACCTTGCCATGTACTGGGCGCAGGCGCTGGCGGCGCAGACGAAGGACAAGGAGCTGGCGGCCCGCTTCGCGAAGGCGGCGCAGCAGCTGGAGGAAAACGAGGCGAAGATCAACGAGGAGCTGATCGGAGCCCAAAGGAAACCGATGGACATCGGCGGATACTACGATCCCGATGACAAGAAGGCGTCGATCGCGATGCGTCCCAGCGCGACCTTTAACGCGATCATCGACTCGATCGCGTAA